The Geothrix sp. genome window below encodes:
- a CDS encoding DUF4402 domain-containing protein, translating to MFTRPILLTLALSSVLAQAQDPAIRLVQDMHFGGLQVADRGGMITLTHEGVRIALSPGLSPILRPTSQEARFQLSGPPRARFFLRLDPPKPLLAGPRGGQIHVESFFPSFPSLEGTFDAQGQAELRLGAKLDIQAGTPEGPYALEQVILEMRVQGSPEPRVARQAFGIRAYLRPVLKLSNGSPLDFGSLLPGSTEGTFSIAPDGSHRSTPAGGPRLVRGNPRPAAFLLSGPPGSGYNLQLPTRMLLTGPGAPLEVREFVCDLPVQGALPTGTVPFRVGASLVVPPGQASGLYRGLFKVSVCYQ from the coding sequence ATGTTCACCCGGCCCATCCTGCTCACCCTCGCCCTGTCCTCGGTGCTGGCCCAGGCCCAGGATCCGGCCATCCGGCTGGTGCAGGACATGCACTTCGGCGGCCTCCAGGTGGCGGACCGGGGCGGCATGATCACCCTCACCCACGAAGGGGTGCGGATCGCCTTGAGCCCCGGCCTCAGCCCCATCCTCCGGCCGACCAGCCAGGAGGCCCGGTTCCAGCTGTCAGGTCCACCCCGGGCCCGGTTCTTCCTGCGGCTGGATCCGCCGAAACCGCTGCTCGCTGGACCGCGGGGCGGGCAGATCCATGTGGAGTCGTTCTTCCCGTCCTTCCCCAGCCTGGAGGGAACCTTCGATGCCCAGGGTCAGGCGGAACTACGGCTCGGCGCCAAACTCGACATCCAGGCCGGCACGCCCGAAGGCCCCTACGCCCTCGAGCAGGTGATTCTGGAGATGCGGGTGCAGGGGAGCCCGGAACCCCGGGTGGCGCGGCAAGCCTTCGGCATTCGTGCCTACCTGCGCCCTGTCCTCAAGCTGAGCAACGGGAGCCCCCTGGACTTCGGGAGCCTGCTGCCAGGCTCCACCGAGGGCACCTTCAGCATCGCCCCGGATGGCTCACACCGGAGCACCCCCGCTGGGGGACCGCGTCTGGTCCGCGGCAATCCCCGGCCCGCGGCCTTCCTCCTGTCGGGCCCTCCAGGCTCGGGCTACAACCTGCAGCTGCCCACCCGGATGTTGCTGACGGGGCCCGGCGCACCTCTGGAAGTCCGTGAATTCGTCTGCGACCTGCCGGTCCAGGGCGCCCTTCCGACGGGCACGGTGCCCTTCCGGGTGGGTGCCAGCCTGGTGGTGCCGCCCGGACAGGCGAGCGGGCTCTACCGCGGGCTGTTCAAGGTGTCCGTCTGCTACCAGTGA
- a CDS encoding LysR family transcriptional regulator codes for MPRKLPRHLTWLEAFVAVVETGSLEAAAQHLSVARSVVSEHLRALEETLAEGETLVERGPGRRLSLTPRGERLFAGAQASFHQLDLKRLRDLASPEPGLRLGLNPTLSALLMEPLAQAAARTGLKLEAAFGGAHELVRQIQTRQLDLALGFTPLPPHRGVEYRVLARLPFVVLAAPGCGLGCGLAPGAGFLRVKDLADKPFVDWLRDDPYGGANSARFAGAGIQVREAARVENFLQLYPTLRAFRACAIAPDLRALGPFPADLHIWPLKERKAQAVEVVALWPSGGASAAAEACLKALAAHLRKRR; via the coding sequence ATGCCCCGCAAACTTCCCCGGCACCTCACCTGGCTCGAGGCCTTCGTGGCCGTCGTGGAGACGGGCTCGCTCGAGGCCGCGGCCCAGCATCTGAGTGTGGCTCGCTCGGTGGTGAGCGAACACCTCCGCGCCCTGGAGGAGACCCTCGCCGAGGGCGAGACCTTGGTGGAGCGCGGGCCGGGCCGCCGCCTGAGCCTCACCCCGCGGGGGGAGCGCCTCTTTGCCGGCGCCCAGGCCTCCTTCCATCAGCTGGACCTGAAGCGCCTGCGGGATCTCGCCTCGCCGGAACCCGGGCTGCGCCTGGGCCTGAACCCCACCCTCTCCGCCCTGCTGATGGAGCCGCTGGCCCAGGCCGCCGCGCGCACGGGCCTCAAGTTGGAGGCGGCCTTCGGTGGCGCCCACGAGCTGGTGCGCCAGATCCAGACGCGCCAGCTGGACCTGGCCCTGGGCTTCACACCTCTGCCGCCCCACCGGGGGGTGGAATACCGCGTGCTCGCCCGCCTGCCCTTCGTGGTGCTGGCCGCGCCCGGCTGCGGGCTGGGGTGCGGGCTGGCTCCCGGGGCGGGCTTCCTCCGGGTGAAGGACCTGGCCGACAAGCCCTTCGTGGATTGGCTGAGGGACGATCCCTACGGCGGCGCCAACTCGGCGCGCTTTGCAGGGGCCGGGATCCAGGTGCGGGAAGCGGCCCGGGTGGAGAATTTCCTCCAGCTCTATCCGACCCTGCGGGCCTTCCGGGCCTGCGCCATCGCCCCGGATCTCCGGGCCCTGGGGCCCTTCCCCGCGGATCTCCATATCTGGCCGCTGAAGGAGCGGAAGGCCCAGGCGGTGGAAGTGGTGGCGCTCTGGCCCTCGGGCGGGGCGTCCGCCGCGGCCGAGGCCTGTCTGAAGGCCCTGGCCGCCCACCTTCGCAAACGACGATAA
- a CDS encoding GNAT family N-acetyltransferase, whose translation MTPLLTRRLLIRPFTLEDAPFILRLLNEPSFIEHIADKGVRTIDQAENYLRQGPLASYAVHGHGLWMVQDRGAGTPMGMCGLIRREALPEVDLGYAFVPEFWGRGHAREAAAACLAYAREALRLPGVLAIVSPGNASSIRLLEALGFRSTGSMEWSPGDEVVVYRLALD comes from the coding sequence ATGACGCCCCTGCTGACCCGCCGCCTGCTCATCCGCCCCTTCACCCTGGAAGACGCGCCCTTCATCCTGCGGCTGCTCAACGAACCCTCCTTCATCGAGCACATCGCCGACAAGGGCGTGCGCACGATCGACCAGGCCGAGAACTACCTGCGTCAGGGCCCCCTGGCGAGCTACGCCGTCCACGGCCACGGGCTATGGATGGTGCAGGACCGGGGTGCGGGCACGCCCATGGGCATGTGCGGCCTCATCCGGCGCGAAGCGCTTCCCGAGGTGGACCTGGGCTACGCCTTCGTGCCGGAGTTCTGGGGACGCGGGCATGCCCGCGAGGCCGCCGCAGCGTGTCTCGCCTACGCACGCGAGGCCCTGCGGCTGCCGGGGGTCCTCGCCATCGTCTCGCCCGGCAATGCGTCCTCCATCCGCCTGCTTGAGGCCCTGGGCTTTCGTTCCACAGGAAGCATGGAATGGTCGCCGGGCGATGAGGTGGTCGTGTATCGCTTGGCCCTGGATTGA
- a CDS encoding RNA methyltransferase gives MPAFDPWDPYRDLRFAGTREHPDYGTCFIAEGRILVEDLLEAGRAGRLKVISVAATTSAAAELRDRLPAGTDLLTMEPAALSELAGFPFHRGLMACAQVPAPPPAPALRAARRLLVLPRLYDSENLGLLLRSAAALGLDGVLAGPGPGQWTRRTVRVSMGAVWRIPVWRAEDPWALLADWKAAEPGSEAVAAALTPGAEEAHAWRPAPRCALVMGPEDTGLDARQLACCDRAVAIPMASGMDSLNVAAAGAILMFQMAGSGFTGSRRTP, from the coding sequence ATGCCGGCCTTCGACCCCTGGGACCCCTACCGCGACCTGCGTTTCGCCGGCACGCGGGAGCACCCGGATTACGGGACCTGCTTCATCGCGGAGGGCCGGATCCTGGTGGAGGACCTGCTGGAGGCGGGCCGCGCCGGGCGCCTGAAGGTCATCTCCGTGGCCGCCACCACCTCGGCAGCGGCAGAGCTTCGCGACCGCCTTCCGGCCGGCACGGACCTGCTGACGATGGAACCCGCGGCCCTGTCGGAGCTGGCGGGCTTTCCCTTCCACCGCGGCCTCATGGCCTGCGCCCAGGTGCCCGCACCGCCGCCGGCCCCGGCCCTGCGCGCCGCCCGCCGCCTGCTGGTGCTGCCCCGCCTCTATGACAGCGAGAACCTGGGGCTGCTGCTGCGTAGCGCCGCGGCCCTGGGCCTGGATGGCGTGCTGGCGGGGCCGGGGCCGGGCCAGTGGACCCGGCGCACCGTGCGCGTCTCCATGGGCGCCGTGTGGCGCATCCCCGTGTGGCGGGCAGAGGATCCCTGGGCGCTCCTGGCGGATTGGAAGGCGGCGGAACCCGGCTCGGAAGCCGTGGCCGCCGCGCTCACGCCGGGGGCGGAGGAGGCGCATGCCTGGCGGCCGGCCCCCCGCTGTGCCCTGGTGATGGGTCCGGAGGACACGGGCCTGGATGCCCGCCAGCTGGCCTGCTGCGACCGTGCGGTGGCCATCCCCATGGCGTCGGGCATGGACAGCCTCAATGTCGCCGCCGCCGGCGCGATCCTGATGTTCCAGATGGCGGGATCCGGCTTCACTGGTAGCAGACGGACACCTTGA
- a CDS encoding cytochrome c biogenesis protein ResB — MIKTLATRLWKFLKSFQLTIVLLALLMALVVLCTLAQVEMGTAGAVNAYMRSFFVWRQFPALPFPLPVFPGAALVGLLLTLNLIAKTLDIQRSWTKAGMWLVHSGLVILFAGEFVAGMMQVDTNMSIEVGQTVNYVQSYKNVELAVIDVTDPAFDEVYSVPDTLLSRRASIPVPGTPITLNVKRFYPNAELSNLPPGSPALATAGVGQGVAIVERPTVTADNDMNQTSVVVEPVAGGRSYGTWLASVAIGQPQTFTHEGRTYALTMRLRRQYLPYAFTLKQFRHDVYPGTDIPKNFSSLVQVVNPAQNESREVLIYMNQPLRYEGKTFYQASFGKNDTLSVLSVVENPGWLLPYVSCVLVSLGLLVHFAIVLRRSLKRRQDKKEG; from the coding sequence TTGATTAAGACACTCGCCACCCGCCTCTGGAAATTCCTGAAGTCCTTCCAGCTCACCATCGTCCTCCTGGCCCTCCTCATGGCGCTGGTGGTGCTCTGCACCCTGGCCCAGGTGGAGATGGGCACCGCGGGCGCCGTGAACGCCTACATGCGCAGCTTCTTCGTGTGGCGCCAGTTCCCGGCCCTGCCCTTCCCCCTGCCGGTGTTCCCGGGCGCCGCGCTCGTGGGCCTCCTCCTCACCCTCAACCTCATCGCCAAGACGCTCGACATCCAGCGCTCCTGGACCAAGGCCGGCATGTGGCTCGTCCACTCGGGCCTGGTCATCCTCTTCGCGGGCGAATTCGTGGCCGGCATGATGCAGGTGGACACCAACATGTCCATCGAGGTGGGTCAGACGGTCAACTATGTCCAGAGCTACAAGAATGTGGAACTGGCCGTCATCGATGTCACCGATCCCGCCTTCGACGAGGTCTATTCCGTCCCCGACACGCTGCTGTCGCGCCGTGCCTCGATCCCCGTCCCCGGCACGCCCATCACCCTGAATGTGAAGCGCTTCTATCCCAACGCGGAGCTGAGCAACCTGCCGCCCGGTTCCCCCGCCCTGGCCACGGCCGGCGTGGGCCAGGGCGTGGCCATTGTGGAGCGCCCCACGGTCACGGCCGACAACGACATGAACCAGACCTCGGTCGTCGTGGAACCCGTCGCCGGCGGCCGGAGCTATGGCACCTGGCTGGCCTCCGTGGCCATCGGCCAGCCGCAGACCTTCACCCATGAGGGCCGCACCTACGCGCTGACCATGCGCCTGCGCCGCCAGTATCTGCCCTACGCCTTCACGCTCAAGCAGTTCCGGCACGATGTCTATCCCGGAACGGACATCCCCAAGAACTTCTCGAGCCTCGTCCAGGTGGTGAATCCCGCCCAGAACGAGTCCCGCGAGGTGCTCATCTACATGAACCAGCCGCTTCGGTACGAGGGCAAGACCTTCTACCAGGCGAGCTTCGGCAAGAACGACACGCTCTCGGTCCTTTCCGTGGTTGAAAATCCCGGCTGGCTGCTCCCGTATGTGTCCTGCGTGCTGGTCTCCCTGGGCCTGCTCGTGCACTTCGCCATCGTCCTCCGGCGCTCCCTCAAACGGCGCCAGGACAAGAAGGAGGGCTGA
- a CDS encoding 4a-hydroxytetrahydrobiopterin dehydratase — translation MSWTEENGSLVRTFKTPDFLTAYHLVGAVVGPAEGLNHHPDIAFGWGYVRIALTTHDANGITDLDHRLARLIDDAVKPFGL, via the coding sequence ATGAGCTGGACCGAAGAGAACGGAAGCCTGGTGCGGACCTTCAAGACCCCGGATTTCCTCACGGCCTACCACCTGGTTGGTGCGGTGGTGGGGCCCGCCGAGGGACTGAACCACCATCCCGACATCGCCTTCGGCTGGGGCTATGTCCGCATCGCCCTCACCACCCACGATGCGAACGGCATCACCGACCTGGACCACCGCCTGGCCCGGCTCATCGATGATGCGGTTAAACCCTTCGGACTATGA
- a CDS encoding thioredoxin family protein: MPRPATLPLLDWKAVFESGQEYAAWLSAAESTEQAHEIEAQRRALVLDPTAAGFLATLPVPVHVVAIAEDWCGDVVRHVPVLQRMADAGPNLRVRYISREQHPGVFIRFLTNGGEAIPKFIFLSDRFVECGNWGPMPEACRELIARGKASGNVAAARKEVSARYGQDAARQEVVDELLHLTDIAASRERQDQRQVGL; the protein is encoded by the coding sequence ATGCCCCGCCCAGCCACCCTGCCCCTCCTCGACTGGAAAGCCGTGTTCGAATCCGGCCAGGAATACGCCGCCTGGTTGAGCGCAGCTGAATCGACCGAGCAGGCCCACGAGATCGAGGCACAGCGCCGTGCCCTCGTGCTGGATCCCACCGCGGCGGGCTTCCTGGCCACGCTGCCCGTCCCCGTGCATGTCGTGGCCATCGCCGAGGACTGGTGCGGGGATGTGGTTCGCCATGTGCCCGTGCTCCAGCGCATGGCCGACGCCGGGCCCAACCTCCGGGTCCGCTACATCAGCCGGGAGCAGCACCCGGGCGTGTTCATCCGCTTCCTCACCAACGGCGGCGAGGCCATTCCCAAGTTCATCTTCCTGAGTGACCGCTTCGTGGAATGCGGGAACTGGGGGCCCATGCCCGAGGCCTGCCGGGAGCTCATCGCCCGGGGCAAGGCCAGCGGGAATGTGGCCGCCGCGCGGAAGGAAGTCTCCGCCCGCTATGGGCAGGACGCCGCCCGCCAGGAAGTGGTCGACGAGCTGCTGCACCTCACCGACATCGCCGCCAGCCGGGAGCGCCAGGACCAGAGGCAAGTCGGCCTTTAG
- a CDS encoding aromatic amino acid hydroxylase — MTLPSAHPLTPSPTRRAIDRLPAHLRRYVVDQDHGAYTPRDHAVWRHILHRLTDRLKHTAHASYLCGLAATGIGLEAIPSLDEMNGKLEALGWSAVGVRGFIPPAVFTELQSLGVLAIAADIRSHEHIEYTPAPDIVHESAGHAPILADRRYADYLKRCGEAGFRAIASVEDQAVYEAIRHLSVVKEDPSATEEETQLAEARLRAAAASRRYESESTKASRLYWWTAEYGLVGDLDDPKLYGAGLLSSLGEAVHCLTDTVKRVPLSLACVDAEYDITRMQPQLFVARDFDHLFDVLEAFEATLSWRRGGDHGLAEALRARTVNHLQLADGLELTGRVTGQIVARGPVAPGLSTALARIEGPVLLSRRGAAEGPPWAGEALVAFGRGALPPRGAFSLELPSGLALSGFRVDGHEVIDLRGHLDGRPLDLPSWALLFLSEGLPSVAGGPADPGSWDRWFGDQGAFSEGEAEAQARTRKAESLPAEVAELYLEVRALREGGRRDGPGLRALADQVRRHPAEWLLQAELSELEAMA; from the coding sequence TTGACCCTCCCCTCGGCCCATCCCCTGACACCCAGTCCCACCCGGCGAGCCATCGACCGGCTGCCGGCCCACCTCCGCCGCTATGTGGTGGATCAGGACCACGGAGCCTACACACCCAGGGACCATGCCGTGTGGCGGCACATCCTCCACCGGCTGACGGACCGCCTGAAGCACACCGCCCATGCGAGCTACCTATGCGGCCTGGCCGCCACGGGCATCGGTCTCGAGGCGATCCCCAGCCTCGACGAGATGAACGGGAAGCTGGAGGCGCTGGGCTGGTCGGCCGTGGGCGTGCGCGGCTTCATCCCCCCGGCGGTGTTCACGGAGCTGCAGTCCCTGGGGGTGCTGGCCATCGCCGCGGACATCCGCAGCCACGAGCACATCGAATACACGCCGGCCCCGGACATCGTCCATGAGAGCGCGGGGCACGCGCCCATCCTGGCGGACCGCCGCTACGCCGACTACCTGAAGCGCTGCGGCGAGGCGGGCTTCCGTGCCATCGCCTCGGTGGAGGACCAGGCGGTCTACGAGGCCATCCGTCATCTCAGCGTGGTGAAGGAGGATCCCTCCGCCACCGAGGAGGAAACGCAGCTGGCGGAGGCACGGTTGCGCGCGGCGGCCGCCAGCCGGCGTTACGAGAGCGAAAGCACCAAGGCGAGCCGCCTCTACTGGTGGACCGCCGAGTACGGCCTGGTGGGCGACCTCGATGACCCGAAGCTTTACGGAGCCGGGCTCCTCAGCAGCCTGGGCGAAGCGGTCCATTGCCTCACGGACACGGTGAAGCGGGTGCCCCTCAGCCTGGCCTGCGTCGATGCCGAGTACGACATCACGCGCATGCAACCCCAGCTCTTCGTGGCCCGGGACTTCGACCACCTCTTCGATGTGCTCGAGGCCTTCGAGGCCACCCTGAGCTGGCGGCGGGGCGGGGATCACGGATTGGCAGAGGCCCTGCGGGCCCGCACCGTGAACCACCTCCAGCTGGCAGATGGCCTCGAATTGACGGGTCGCGTGACGGGGCAGATCGTGGCCCGCGGTCCGGTGGCCCCGGGACTCTCCACGGCCCTGGCCCGGATCGAGGGCCCGGTGCTGCTGTCCCGGCGCGGCGCAGCGGAAGGCCCGCCTTGGGCGGGCGAGGCCCTGGTGGCCTTCGGACGGGGCGCCTTGCCCCCGCGCGGAGCCTTCAGCCTGGAGCTGCCTTCCGGGCTCGCCCTCTCGGGCTTCCGCGTGGACGGGCACGAGGTGATCGACCTGCGGGGCCACCTGGATGGCCGCCCCCTGGACCTGCCCAGCTGGGCCCTGCTCTTCCTCAGCGAAGGCCTGCCCTCGGTGGCGGGGGGGCCGGCGGATCCGGGTTCCTGGGATCGCTGGTTCGGCGATCAGGGGGCCTTTTCGGAGGGAGAGGCCGAGGCCCAGGCCCGGACCCGCAAGGCCGAGTCCCTTCCGGCGGAAGTTGCGGAACTTTACCTCGAGGTCCGGGCATTGAGGGAAGGTGGCCGGCGGGATGGCCCAGGCCTGCGGGCCCTGGCCGACCAGGTCCGGAGGCATCCCGCCGAGTGGCTGCTGCAGGCTGAACTGTCGGAACTGGAGGCGATGGCATGA
- a CDS encoding DUF4402 domain-containing protein — MRKFIAFALVASPLLALDPVGIGNSDTATAHSFAKIMAPVKVVSTQDLNFGSIVLDELGKAASVELTFNTPPNGNPSLTDKKLVNCGFYNKTAMPTAAFFHYQRDNNFGGGGPSLMPVPDGDPNVSIDITATDLIGPHGKACHFTPKNDLPVDSCLYFPPKEGTAAKHFSVFGKLDIPSDAIPGNYAGTITVKVTYN, encoded by the coding sequence ATGCGCAAGTTCATCGCCTTCGCGCTCGTCGCATCCCCATTGCTGGCCCTCGATCCGGTCGGCATCGGCAACAGCGACACCGCCACCGCCCACTCCTTCGCCAAGATCATGGCGCCCGTCAAGGTCGTGTCCACCCAGGACCTGAACTTCGGATCCATCGTGCTGGATGAGCTCGGAAAGGCCGCCAGTGTGGAGCTGACCTTCAACACGCCGCCCAACGGCAACCCGTCCCTCACCGACAAGAAGCTCGTGAACTGCGGCTTCTACAACAAGACCGCAATGCCGACCGCGGCCTTCTTCCACTATCAGCGGGACAACAACTTCGGCGGCGGCGGCCCGAGCCTCATGCCCGTCCCTGATGGCGATCCCAATGTGAGCATCGACATCACCGCCACCGATCTGATCGGCCCCCATGGGAAGGCCTGCCACTTCACCCCGAAGAACGACCTGCCCGTGGACTCCTGCCTCTACTTCCCGCCCAAGGAAGGCACCGCGGCCAAGCACTTCTCAGTGTTCGGCAAGCTGGACATCCCCTCGGATGCCATCCCCGGCAACTACGCCGGGACCATCACGGTAAAGGTCACCTACAACTGA
- a CDS encoding fimbria/pilus periplasmic chaperone, with amino-acid sequence MPAPRPGGTGDLAIFPTRVVLEGRERSAEIMLQNCGVTAASYRVSFKEMDMLPGGRIQERERRPGEITAADLVRFSPRQVDLAPGESQTVRVQVRKPEGLPDGEYRSHLLLQAIPTAEPPKPSGEDPEQKLSFNITQLVGISIPIIVRHGPTTANITLTGFRFWQPDVPEALPVLSLTMERTGNRSVIGEFAVTVESGGKFKKGARISELKAIAIYANLARREVHLPMQLGQNGGLKGTRVKVTFTATDMKLPPVSASFDIDH; translated from the coding sequence ATGCCGGCCCCCCGGCCCGGAGGAACCGGAGATCTCGCCATCTTCCCCACCCGCGTGGTGCTCGAGGGACGCGAGCGCTCCGCCGAGATCATGCTGCAGAACTGCGGGGTCACGGCCGCCTCGTACCGGGTGAGCTTCAAGGAAATGGACATGCTGCCCGGCGGAAGGATCCAGGAGCGGGAGCGGAGGCCCGGTGAGATCACCGCTGCGGATCTGGTCCGCTTCTCCCCCCGCCAGGTGGATCTCGCCCCCGGCGAGTCCCAGACGGTCCGAGTCCAGGTGCGCAAACCGGAAGGGCTCCCCGACGGCGAATACCGATCCCACCTGCTGCTCCAGGCCATCCCCACCGCCGAGCCCCCCAAGCCCTCCGGCGAGGACCCCGAGCAGAAGCTGAGCTTCAACATCACGCAGCTGGTGGGCATCTCCATACCGATCATCGTCCGGCATGGACCGACCACGGCGAACATCACGCTCACCGGGTTCCGTTTCTGGCAGCCGGATGTACCCGAGGCGCTCCCGGTCCTGAGCCTCACCATGGAGCGCACCGGGAATCGCAGCGTCATCGGCGAGTTTGCCGTCACCGTGGAATCCGGCGGCAAGTTCAAGAAAGGCGCCCGCATCAGCGAGCTGAAGGCGATCGCCATCTACGCGAACCTCGCCAGACGGGAAGTCCACCTGCCCATGCAGCTTGGGCAGAACGGCGGGCTCAAGGGGACCCGGGTCAAGGTCACCTTCACCGCCACCGACATGAAGCTCCCCCCGGTCTCGGCCTCCTTCGACATCGACCACTGA
- a CDS encoding tetratricopeptide repeat protein yields MTFGWTESDTGAETLQGRIEAGAASSKARDFQAASEHYLRALEWDPRHPQALRGLAEAYRGLREAGRCLETWDRYLAVRPDDVAVQTRVGDACRRAGQLERAAAHYQAALHHDPRDRYALMGLGDLHQKAHRSEEALACWEQLLTLAPGLLNIRTMAGNLCRRKLDFLRAEHHFREALALDPHNAHAVFGLADALRGQGRFEEAAPYWDEILEADPRNRQVLCRAGDCFTRLGRCDRAEALFRRALDSGYDRSALLGLAKVQLQLGVPAEAIRCYETILARNPEDARTALLLAQVRAEGGPLTGLRPGTTDPP; encoded by the coding sequence ATGACTTTCGGGTGGACTGAGTCGGACACCGGGGCGGAGACCCTCCAGGGCCGAATCGAAGCGGGCGCCGCAAGTTCCAAGGCCCGGGATTTCCAGGCCGCCAGCGAGCATTACCTGCGTGCTCTGGAATGGGATCCACGCCATCCCCAGGCCCTGCGGGGGCTGGCCGAGGCCTACCGGGGCCTTCGCGAGGCCGGGCGGTGCCTCGAGACCTGGGATCGCTACCTCGCGGTTCGGCCGGACGATGTCGCCGTCCAGACCCGCGTGGGCGACGCCTGCCGGCGGGCCGGTCAGCTGGAGCGGGCCGCCGCCCACTACCAGGCCGCCCTGCATCACGATCCGCGGGACCGCTATGCCCTCATGGGGCTCGGCGACCTGCACCAGAAGGCGCATCGCTCGGAGGAAGCGCTGGCCTGCTGGGAGCAGCTTCTGACCCTCGCCCCGGGCCTGCTGAACATCCGCACCATGGCTGGGAACCTGTGCCGCCGGAAACTGGATTTCCTCCGCGCGGAGCACCATTTCCGCGAGGCCCTCGCCCTGGATCCCCACAATGCCCACGCGGTCTTCGGGCTGGCCGACGCCCTGCGGGGGCAGGGCCGCTTCGAGGAGGCGGCACCCTACTGGGACGAGATCCTGGAGGCCGATCCCAGGAACCGGCAGGTGCTCTGCCGGGCCGGGGATTGCTTCACGCGGCTGGGTCGGTGCGACCGGGCCGAGGCCCTGTTCCGCCGCGCCCTCGACTCCGGCTACGACCGCTCCGCCCTGCTCGGGCTGGCCAAGGTGCAGCTCCAGCTGGGTGTTCCGGCCGAAGCCATCCGCTGCTACGAGACCATCCTCGCGCGGAATCCAGAGGACGCGCGCACCGCCTTGCTCCTGGCGCAAGTCCGGGCGGAGGGCGGACCGCTCACGGGGCTCCGCCCGGGGACGACGGACCCGCCCTAA
- a CDS encoding response regulator transcription factor, giving the protein MNQRTPCTFQPTSTEVPLGASRNSHGPSWIGILGPTCPVLLVEDDPVARKFIRITLQKAGFKVHETGSGEEALDLFNRHPTQVALLDIGLPGMDGFELCQKLRQQSEALAILILTGRGDDSDKVSGLDLGADDYLVKPFGPDVLVARIRAVLRRYAHQSQISNTLSLGDLRLECLTMKVFKGGREVDLTPREFALLAVFLRHPGEVLTREQLREEVWGEHHFGSAKALDVFVCKLREKLEDDPAHPQHFKTEWGVGFVCC; this is encoded by the coding sequence ATGAACCAGCGGACACCCTGCACCTTCCAGCCGACCTCCACGGAGGTTCCCCTTGGTGCGTCCCGGAATTCGCATGGCCCGAGCTGGATCGGAATCCTGGGACCCACCTGTCCGGTCCTGCTGGTGGAGGATGATCCCGTCGCCCGGAAGTTCATCCGGATCACGCTTCAGAAGGCGGGCTTCAAGGTCCACGAGACGGGCAGCGGCGAGGAGGCTCTCGACCTCTTCAACCGCCATCCAACGCAGGTGGCCCTCCTGGACATCGGCCTGCCGGGCATGGATGGATTCGAGCTGTGCCAGAAGCTGAGGCAGCAGAGCGAAGCGCTGGCCATCCTCATCCTCACGGGACGGGGCGACGACTCCGACAAAGTGTCGGGCCTCGATCTGGGCGCGGATGACTACCTGGTGAAGCCCTTCGGTCCGGATGTGCTCGTGGCACGGATCCGGGCCGTGCTGCGGCGGTACGCGCACCAGTCCCAGATCTCGAACACCCTGTCCCTCGGCGACCTGCGCCTGGAATGCCTGACGATGAAGGTCTTCAAGGGCGGCCGCGAAGTGGATCTCACGCCCCGGGAATTCGCCTTGCTGGCCGTGTTCCTCCGGCACCCGGGCGAGGTGCTCACGCGGGAGCAGCTCCGCGAAGAGGTCTGGGGCGAGCACCACTTCGGCAGCGCGAAGGCCCTGGATGTCTTCGTGTGCAAACTGCGCGAAAAGCTCGAGGACGACCCCGCCCACCCGCAGCATTTCAAGACGGAGTGGGGCGTGGGTTTCGTCTGCTGCTAG